The Antechinus flavipes isolate AdamAnt ecotype Samford, QLD, Australia chromosome 4, AdamAnt_v2, whole genome shotgun sequence genomic interval agttcacagaaacccctttggattctggaatgggaaaagggaattcaaggtgaaacaaaccTCTCTCTGGGGGTTGAGGTCTTGGaaacagcccctagtctgtttgctgatttaagagctttgctaagttttaagaacaatgattaaggaaaatttgcttgtgattttaaaattttttaaggaaaagcctactagagtaaagagcaataaaattcaaacttagcCTGGCCtaggcaataaaaagctctggagataagatgctaatagctgttagaagaaatgtggtgaaaaaaaaaaaaaacttttaaagacagctgtattagtttgattcagtttgttaccttctgaaatatattgagttatttgttaacataagttatactttaaatccagctctgctggacatgtgtgggttttgtggaggtttgggctattcactatagtgtgaatcttacaggtttttgaagggaataggaaagaggaatgcaggtgatttaggaaggactgatttgtaggggaaattagAGGTTTCCATGGTTTAAGGAaggtgaaagacttttgggagtaggtgaagaggtgggggaaggagtcacccacccccactgccttctgctactttaccaaaggagcatctgggaaggaaagttttttaaggagattgtttaagtatgtagctagagagaaagagaaagttggaaatgggtggatttgggaagtaatctgatgttgggaaactgatgAGCTAAATCTtaaaaaggatccccatgtaggaaatcgagtggggaacctgagggaagtttttttctacggggcaggagtgggggaagggtggccatgtggaatcctctcctcccctcacccccgaGTATGTTCCTgccactttttttcttatctgattgcggcaaggcagcaaactgtgatttttaaggacatgcttacttttaggttaaatgattgaatatttgtttttttgatagataaaagttttcttggttgaggaatatggtcataaatgtgatccatactttggtccgagtatttctaaaagttttaattgctatgttaaaaacctccttgaattcttttatgtggaattgggtcttttgtaaaagtttaaattgattgtattgggtcatcctgaggttattgaaaaggcctctgaacataatagttttttttttcctttgtcctttgaaaatgtttctgttatggacaatatgcagtttgggatatttttctatgtattgggtattttaaaagcaaaatgatttgtatgtataatgttcactcatgtaacatctacctagatatgataattgttctaagttgtgaacttactgagacaaaatttctttctgttatgacttataaggatatgataaataattgtttaagatttatcagaaatttgattaatgacatctgttattggaggtaaaagtttttgggcttagagttaattagttaatgctatttgggagttttaaagctccaccctctgacaattactgggacaattgataagcagttaaaactcaactgcttatgttatattatagttatgttcttgaatttttccttctgtaactgatctctctgatcagagcaatggccaatagaattgttaatgcaattcagttatgtcatgccttgccatgtctggtcatatgtaatcatgtatcctaaatgcttgggcaactaagtatttcgtctggtcatctgtctgttactggatatttgtgttctGTTCCTTTAAagttctacatgataagtggacaattaatagggatctgtaagactgcagccgtttgcttgtCCTGTAAAGCAAATTCATCTCTTcaataggaaactgctggccaatttattttggcctcctcgtattttgcaacagtttgttgaactgagtctttctatctgagactgagctaatctttatgtgttagatttgtgtttttgttctagattttggtcaaattacagatattggcttgcttctggaactgggatcagctttgatcagctttgattgtcaccacggcaCACACCTACTCttcaaggaatgagagcctcctatcacttcacagtctgaagcagcagttttaaaaggagaccatggactggaccctgcatcgagtgtactttggactgatataaggaactttgggaatggttgatgactgactgttaaaccttgcctggatcatctattactgtgtgtttaagatttgagatgggatttgttaaaattgtgtaattattgctgcTATGTTtaagggctttttaggaaatgctactgtattagtctgttatgtatagggattttgattcactctcagaatttatatggggaatggtcatttgataattcctttccgtgagaaaaaaaaagggggggggggagatagagatagaacattggggaaactggtatatattttttcaaaatacctgaaagaatgggaacgcctagctcctattcacattgccttaagcacttttgccccaccccctatctcactagtaaagaatttggatgctttagttttagaatcccttattttgttaaaattcccctggcagactcagttttgggattATTAATCCTGGTATCAAAACTGGTTCTCAACCTCCCCCTGGCTGACAacctttcttcctacttttctgggACCGTTTGTGGctattcttcttatttctttcggACCTTGACTGTTTGCTAAATTAACTGGTTTTGTTAAGTCCCAGGTGGATGTTGCCATTCAGAAGAGTACTCACATGTTCTATCAAAGGCTCCATACTCCTGAGTCGTTGGAACAAATGCAAAATCCACTTTTTGAGCCTCTGCAGTTTGCCAATTTAGAGGCCGAACTCAACACCCCCTGGTATCGCAGATGCTGTCGAGATAGTTAAGTGGGCCTAAAGCTGTGACAGGATTATTGCGACTCTGCGATCTGCTATATGCTGGCTTTATGCTGCAGGATTATCctatgacgggattattgtgagCCTGCCCCTAGTAGGGGTGGTGTCAGCTCGCATAGCCTAAGACAGGAGTCCTGCCAAATGAATTAGGTAGGCCGCAGGTCCAGATGCACgtcacatagcctaagacaggccctCCACCGACCTATAATTCATCGTGCATATAATAAGGAAGGGGGATAtatatactaataaaaataatattcacaaatgtccattttttctttacttccttgtaaattgttctttagttttctgctgtgcactttatttactttattctcccCCCCACCTTCTTTTTACTCTCCCACtaccccaagcaagctacagttaaaagatttatttacgtatacatatgtaaatatatacatacatatacacattcacagaACTCTCCCCCACATAGACACATATCTTTCCTAAACCTGCtgattctttaattaaattctgctccataacttgccttgctgttACTTAACATCACCCCACCAAGAATCCCtaccttgtcttcttccctcaccctttgcctTCCCCTTCATCCATCCcatctcctcttatttctttatagatgaaGTGGGatatatccttcatggtatatatgtatagtcttctctattgaacccattctgagtatgttttcagaactataaaCCCTTTTCCTCACTCTAATGtctttgtgtctattcttcctctgcagctcatttgtataacacaattaatatttttaccttaactctgtcaATTTTtctttgagctaccctattgatgtaaatcttaaacatatagtacaCATTTCcagtgcaaaaaataaataaataatctgtccatgtttaaacagtttgtccatgttgaattccttgaaattcatCTTTGATATTAGCTCTTTTATGTTAAACTGTTAAGTtctggtttggttgatagaaagtcctgaaaacctGCAagtcattgaatatccattttttcctctttcaaaattatggataattttgctggatatgatacttTTGGATATAGGCCAATTTTTTTGACTGCCCGTAGATATTATTCCAGGACCTACAATCTTTTATTGTACTTGCTGATAaattttgtacaattctaattgtagctccagaatatttgaatttttttttttcttttttcttgcaaaattttctctttgatctgggaattttaaaatttggcaataatcCTCCCATGTGTTTTacacaaagaatctctttgaagtggtgatcaatggatttttttctatttctactttcccctcatattctatcattccaggaaatttttcttagattatttcctgcattatcaCATCAAGGTTCTCTTGTTAGTTATAACTTTCTGtcaatccaattattctttttttctttttctttctttctttctttttctttctttttttctttctttctttcttttttttttttttttttttgttgttgttgttgagtcaactgaggttaagtgacttgcttagagtcacacagttaggaagtattaagtgtctgagatcagatttgaactcaggtcctcctgacttcagatctggtactctatcaattcaattattcttatattttttcttcttaatctattctccagatctatcgtttttcttatgtttcacattctattctattttctcatcttttatcatgttttattatttttttggtttctaaTAGTTTCATTGGCTTCCCTTTGCCTGattctaaagaattttttttcatcattgagaCCCTGTAGCTCCTTTTCtatttagttaacttttttttttcataatcttgtttttctggactggtttttattaatttttttttagtttttcctaaatgtctctcatttgatttttaaattcttttttgagttcttctacaattctctttgggcagggaaccatttcacattactcttaggggtagaaactttttttttttttaattaaaatgtcctcctctgaagatgaatcccagtcttccctgttcccataatatatatacatacatacattatagaCATTTATATATTACACATGGGTGTAATTAGGTGTCCCAAGTTTTGTTGCCTTTAAAAGGCATTCATCTTTAAAAGGTAAATCTAGCCTATTAAGATTCAAAATTTTGATtgctaaatttgatttttcaaaatcatgTTGAGCTGTAGACTTATATTAGTAAAACATaaatttcccctcattccctGTGTAATTAATTTACCATAATTTAGAATCATTTTAATCTATTCATTTGAGAATAGCAATTTGAGGAGCTGAGTTTTTTCTGGACTTCTCATTTGTGAAACAATACAAAAGCTTACCTTCCTCTAGCTCTTTAgaaaattatgttatatttaaaTTGAACTGTTTGATGTTTCATGTACATGGCATTCCATCTTTATGTCTTTGTACAGGCTTTTCATCAAATCCAGAATATTATCCTATCTCTATTTCTTGGAAATCTTAGTTTCCAAGGCTCAACTTAAGAATTACCATCTTCAAAAAGCCTGGTCCTTTCTACTCTGATTTTTGGTGCCCCATATTTCAGTCACcacctctttattttataaaaatcctatatttacttatctgtgaccATGCTATATTTTCCTAGTAGAATGTCAACTACTTGATGGTAGGGACTGGTTCAATTTTGTCTTCCTATCCTTCCTATACCTTACATGGTACTCATATATTGTAGAtaagtaaaatattcttttttattgatggATAAAAAGATGAATTGATTGACCACTTGTAACTCATAATGCTTTTTATCAATTAATTAGTATACTTTTGTTATGTGTAATATGTACATAAAGTGCAGGCgaagtaataatgataaaaacttacatttttatagcactttagaGTTATAAAGTaccttacatatattttctcttttgatttttacaaaCATCTCTATGAACATGACTaacatcaaatatatattttacatgattgtatatatatgACCTAATACAAATTCCTTATTGTctaaaaaggaggaaatgagggagaCATGGAGAAAATTTGGATTATGTACTGTTATTGTGTAATGTTCCTCTGGTACTGATCACTTCACTAATCATCAGTTCatttatgtctttccaggtttttcagaaatcCATCTGATGAACAACAgtcttccattacattcacataccacaatttgttcagcaattTCCCAATTAATTGGCATCCCCTCTATTTTCAAGTCTTTGCCATAACAAAGAGAacagctgtaaatatttttgtacagatattcctttccccctttttattatctctttgggatacagatctggTAGTGGtatttgctggatcaaagggtacagtTTGATTGCCATTTGAACAtaggaactcaaaacttttttaatgaatgttaaaagttgcTTTTATCTataattgacaaaaatattatttatctatagttggggaaatattaaaaaatcaaattactaaaataaacttgatatagaaccagaaaaaattcTTTGTGAGTAGATAACACATGCTATCATCACATCTACCCTcacttctattttacagatgaggaaaaatagagagattaagtgacttgttcaaagatAGTGGAAGAGTCATACTTGAAACACCCTTCTGATTTCAAGGCTAGTGTTTCTTCACTATCCCACATCTTCtccttcaagagaaaaaaaaaagacattcttagAAATCtcttctaatatttattttctctaattctttatGGTGAGCACTAATTCCTTAGAAGTGAGAATTAACAATGAGCAATTTATGGAATAATGGGAAAAGCTAAGTACAAGTGGGGCCAGGAAGCTATCATGCAAAGATTGAGTTTTGAGACTGAGTCATAAAGACTCTGTCTGACAGTCAAGTATGCAAAGCTCTGTCTTCCCCATTTCCCCCAATTCTGCAAAGAATGGTCTTTTTCAAGGCCACCTTTACCTCTCGGTTCCTCAGGCAGTAGATGACTGGGTTAAGGAGAGGGACAATGACTGTGTACAGTACAGAGACCACCTTATTGGAATTGTAGGCATACATGAGTTTGGGTCGAGCATAGGTGAAGAGGGTGGTGGaataaaagagaatgacaacTGTGAGGTGAGAAGCACAGGTGGAGAAGGCTTTGTAGCGGCCCTGGGCAGAAGGAATCTTTAGGATGGTGGTGATGATAGCAACATAAGATGCTACCACTATACAGAGTGGGACAGCAATAACCATCAGAGCCAAGAAAAAGTCTACCAGCTCAGCCTGGGAGGAATCCTCACAGGAGACATTGAGGAGTGGGGAGATGTCACAGAAGTAGTGGTTGATGTGGGGCTTGCCACAATAGCGGAGTCTAGCAATGAAAACCATCTTGATCATGGCAGTCATCAGGCCACAGAACCAGCAGCCCCCAGCAAGGGCACAGCAGAGCTGGTTGCTCATAATGGCTGGGTAGCGGAGTGGGTTGCAAATGGCTACATAACGGTCAAAGGCCATAACAGCAAGGAGTATGTACTCAGTACAGACAAAGGTAACAAAAAAGTAGAGTTGGGTCATGCAGCCTGCAAATGAGATGCTCTTGTCATGGCTGAGGAAATCCACCAGCATTTTGGGACTGATGACAGTGACATACCACATCTCTAGGAAGGAAAGATGGCTCAAGAAAAAGTACATGGGCTTATGGAGTTGCCCATCACTACGGATGGCAAGGATGATCATAAAGTTCTCCAGCAAGGTCAGCAGGTAAGCCACCAGAAAGAGTGAGAAGAGGAGTAGCTGAATGGTAGGCTGTGTGGGGAATCCCAGAAGGATAAATTGGGTGGTAACTGTCCAGTTGTCCTCCCCTTGGAGCTTGGTATTCATAGTTAGCTGTGGGGATAAATAAGGTCAATTTATGCTACACCCTTAGTACTCATTCCTGCTTCTCCCTTCTGTTGCTGGTGACAGTTTTGCCtgcttttaaaagttaataatttTTAGAGCATGATGTATAGACTGCTAGTTCTGAAGTCATGaacatttgaattcatatctgtCTAAAGATACTTACTAAGCAAACTATTTAACCTCTCTCAACCTCggttttctcattggtaaaatgagtaTATAATAGCAACTTCGGGGAGGGGGGACTTATTGTGAGAAGAAAAGGAGTTGACatatttgtaaaggattttgtaaaccttaaagtcctatataaatgtgtttgatgtttttatcatttcttcttaatctagtctaaatttctaattctataaCTGAGGAAATTAAGAGACAATATGGTACCATATAAAAAGTATCAGAAAGAGCacttgatttggaaaaaaaaatctggacgAGATTACTGTCACTATTATTAACCACATAACTATGCAAAATAACTTCAGtattcttatctacaaaatgaacagAGCTATGGTTATATAAcctgagtcagaaagacatgaattcaagttTTACCTCATACATCTATGTCTTTAATGCTggtcaaattacttaatttctcagcTCTCCTAGGTAATCTTCCATAGACGATAAATTGAAGAGTAGGAGATGAATCAATCTGCATTGacaaattgagtttttttttttttttttttcccacaaattcCCTTTACCAAAGAAAGCACAGGCCTGGCTCAAAGACATCCAAAATGGGAGAATTATATCTGTGTTAACCTACCTAACAAATGTAACTAGTAGAAGTTAATCTTATTATTATGgtgcagtttatattttttttgacAGTTTCATCTCCCTGTTGAACTTTCCCATGCCTAATTAAGTACTTTATATACAAATagtcactaaataaatgtttgttcaataaATCACAGGGAACCATTATTACTCCTTCAGAAAATTCCCAGTGCAAGTTTACCCTATTCTCCCCATTCCATCACAATCCAGACAATTCCCAGCACATACCTTTTGGGGATACCAACTTTAGTTATGGATCCTTTTGCATATTAGTGGAAAACAAGACAAGCTATTGTTTGATTGTTGGCAGTTGGCAGCATAAATCACAGAGTTTTTTGAAACCTTTTTGAAAGCTGATAAAAGAAAATACCAGTTAGCTCtacaaagaaaaaaggcaaaggtGAGGAATGAAGAGTACTATccttgtttttgatttttgtaaAATCCAAAGTGAACAGGTTATTAGATTATAAtacccatttgataaatgaggaaaccttaatgaaattaaagacatttaCCTTACAGCACAAAGCAAGTTAGAGAAAGGGGCAGGACTCAATATTGGATCTTtgttgcatttccttctctattgtggaaaaaacaaaaccagagaaTCAGTCATTTTTGGTAGACATAGTATTTTGGATTATCTATATTCtctaaacagagaaagaacatgagAAAAAGACAGGGAAATAGAGAACCATAGTATATGTTCAGAGAGCAATGAATAATTCCATTTGGCTAGATGGCAGGGTAGATCTTAGGAAATAGTTGGATATGAAATACTCTAGAGAGATAGGTTAGAGTTAGATCATGAAGGTCTTAAATGTACTTATCTAAGCAATAGAAAACCAccaaaaaatcttaaaggagagagcATGATCAGAGGCATTCTATAGGAAGATTCCTATAATAATGATAGCATGTAGGATGGATTGGAAGATAAAGATATTGGAGCACTTAAACCAAGATGAGTGATGATGAAAAGTTTTACTGGATActgacaatattaaaaaaaaaataaaacttgccAAAAATCGTAAGAAGGTAGAACCAGTGAGATTTGCAAATGATTATGAAGCAAGTGGAAGACAGAAGCAAAGAAAGGGAGAAGTCAGATATGGGTTCCAAGTTTTCTAGGTTTAATTGACTAGGATAATAGTGCtgccataatttttaaaaatgggtcaGCTAGAGTTGTACAGTGGACCGTgtgccaggcttggagttaggaagattcatctcttTGAGCTCAAAattagtctcagatacttactagctgagtgaccctgggaaaatcacttacccctatttgccttggtttcttcactGAGAAAAtaacctagagaaggaaatggcaaagcactccagtaaatttgccaagaaaacccttaatGAGGTCagaaagaattagacacaactgatTGTTGTTTTGAATAACTCAGGGGGTTGAAAatcaagaaatacagaaa includes:
- the LOC127561304 gene encoding olfactory receptor 6Y1-like, whose protein sequence is MNTKLQGEDNWTVTTQFILLGFPTQPTIQLLLFSLFLVAYLLTLLENFMIILAIRSDGQLHKPMYFFLSHLSFLEMWYVTVISPKMLVDFLSHDKSISFAGCMTQLYFFVTFVCTEYILLAVMAFDRYVAICNPLRYPAIMSNQLCCALAGGCWFCGLMTAMIKMVFIARLRYCGKPHINHYFCDISPLLNVSCEDSSQAELVDFFLALMVIAVPLCIVVASYVAIITTILKIPSAQGRYKAFSTCASHLTVVILFYSTTLFTYARPKLMYAYNSNKVVSVLYTVIVPLLNPVIYCLRNREVKVALKKTILCRIGGNGEDRALHT